One Malania oleifera isolate guangnan ecotype guangnan chromosome 10, ASM2987363v1, whole genome shotgun sequence genomic region harbors:
- the LOC131167096 gene encoding uncharacterized protein LOC131167096, translating into MGSEALQAAKVYRHLLRAIRKHIGEEGSKRHFRDFVTKEFRKNGEVSDLSSMHQKLKLAHDYAFLLNSVHHHKDLLFSYNIAVDRSEEMKRTLGKSAASVGLQLPEAYQP; encoded by the exons ATGGGATCTGAAGCCTTGCAAGCTGCTAAGGTTTATCGCCACCTTCTAAGAGCCATCAGAAAACATATTGGTGAGGAAGGCAGCAAGAGGCATTTTAGGGACTTTGTAACAAAAGAGTTCCGGAAGAATGGTGAGGTCTCAGACCTGTCATCCATGCATCAAAAACTGAAGCTTGCTCATGATTATGCTTTTCTGCTCAATAGCGTTCACCACCATAAG GACTTACTATTCTCTTACAACATTGCTGTGGATAGATCAGAAGAAATGAAAAGAACTCTGGGAAAATCTGCTGCAAGTGTGGGTCTTCAGCTCCCTGAAGCTTATCAGCCTTGA
- the LOC131167097 gene encoding salt stress-induced hydrophobic peptide ESI3, producing MGSETFLEVILAILLPPVGVFLRYGCGVEFWIDLLLTILGYIPGIIYAIYVIVG from the exons ATGGGATCGGAAACGTTTCTGGAAGTAATACTAGCAATACTGCTTCCCCCTGTGGGCGTCTTCCTCCGCTATGGCTGCGGG GTGGAGTTTTGGATAGACTTGCTGCTGACGATACTGGGATACATTCCGGGGATTATCTATGCAATTTATGTTATAGTTGGATag